In a genomic window of Gossypium arboreum isolate Shixiya-1 chromosome 9, ASM2569848v2, whole genome shotgun sequence:
- the LOC108454653 gene encoding rRNA-processing protein EFG1-like, protein MSHGGYGKRRVGEGKRVGRRSKGPGLDKKLKPKAVSLKNQIRSIERMLRKDLPPEVREAQETKLEGLKKQQEIHTRLAVERKLFLRDRKIKFFERRKIERRIRRLEKQQRISPGQAQDMEIAEQLSKLKEDLEYVRFFPKTEKYVSLFTGGDGSDLIDKRNRLRKQIKANLVAAAASGKDLEGTGSEDDGLLDLSDDDFFLTGSSSEEADADDEWTESTRECASGIAASGMSSDERNQKQVSARDLMPPPRPSSNSFSNFVRAKSRFGSSSSRNSSIRRTEMSTSSHTSKSSSSSFKAGESSNSKTGNNSNLSSNSDARKPHRKRRPKKRKQQA, encoded by the exons atgtcacATGGTGGCTACGGTAAGCGGCGCGTGGGGGAGGGCAAGCGCGTAGGGAGGCGATCAAAAGGACCTGGCCTAGACAAGAAACTAAAGCCTAAAGCCGTTTCTCTTAAGAACCAGATACGCTCCATTGAACGCATGCTACGAAAg GATCTTCCTCCTGAAGTTAGAGAAGCTCAAGAGAcgaaattagaaggtcttaagaAACAACAAGAAATACATACTCGACTTGCTGTGGAACGAAAGCTATTCTTGCGTGATCGGAAGATTAAGTTTTTTG AAAGAAGAAAGATTGAAAGGCGAATAAGGCGGTTGGAGAAGCAGCAACGGATTTCGCCAGGTCAGGCACAAGACATGGAGATTGCTGAACAGCTGTCTAAATTAAAAGAGGATCTTGAATATGTTAGG TTTTTCCCCAAGACTGAGAAATATGTATCCTTATTTACGGGAGGTGATGGTTCGGACCTAATTGATAAGAGAAATAGATTGCGGAAGCAGATAAAAGCCAACTTAGTTGCTGCTGCTGCAAGCGGAAAAGATTTGGAAG GGACAGGGAGTGAGGATGACGGGCTGTTGGATTTGAGTGATGATGATTTCTTTTTGACTGGAAGCTCGAGTGAGGAAGCTGATGCAGATGATGAATGGACAGAAAGTACAAG GGAGTGTGCTTCTGGCATAGCGGCGTCCGGCATGTCTAGCGATGAAAGGAATCAG AAACAGGTATCTGCAAGAGATTTAATGCCGCCTCCGAGGCCATCAAGTAATTCTTTTTCAAACTTTGTACGTGCAAAATCAAGGTTTGGATCTTCATCTAGCCGAAATTCATCAATACGAAGAACTGAAATGTCCACATCTAGCCACACTTCAAAAAGCAGTAGTTCTTCCTTTAAGGCGGGGGAATCCTCAAATTCAAAGACTGGAAACAATAGTAACTTAAGTTCCAATTCTGATGCTCGCAAACCACACAGAAAGAGGAGACCAAAAAAGAGAAAACAACAG GCATGA
- the LOC108454715 gene encoding pentatricopeptide repeat-containing protein At4g02750-like has protein sequence MNPSLSRLLNKAQSLKALKFVHARLLVHGSFALSHLVLNKLLRLYARFGSIQYAHKLFDQIPQPNAFLWTALIHGYVENRNYLEALSLFSKMREDSVLPLKFTLASVLKSLARLVRVKDGEAVYGLGLKCGFCFDLIMQNAVIDLFMRCGEVDLATRVFDEMEEKDLVSWNSMISGYGNNGRVNLARKLFDEMLERNVISWTSMIQGYFKAGEKEEAKLLFDRMTTKDLASWNVMVSGYMDVGDVHSAQSVFEAMPVRDAGTWNLMISGFCKAGKMEVAKEFFDKMPSKNFASWTIMVDGYVKAGDVSNGRWLFDQMPEKNLISWSTMIGGYARNAQPCNALELYKQYKNQGIEPDETFVLGIISACSQLGILDAAESIISDFSGPPLFSSLRIVTSLIDMYAKCGNIAKASQVFKMAYHKDLLCCSVMITAFANHGMAQDAISLLEEMQRTNIKPDGVAFLGVLTACNHGGLVIEGRKYFKQMQEEHGIQPSEKHYACMIDLLGRAGCLEEAYNLIRNMPISPSAVVWGALLAACRVHCNVKLAEIAADELFKIEPNNSGNYILLSNIYADSKRWDGVSRIREIIRKKEVRKNRASSWIELGSVVHEFVTADALHFDSERIYFTLCLISEEMKLLGSVRDLEKEGLIV, from the coding sequence ATGAATCCCTCTCTGTCACGCCTCCTCAACAAAGCTCAATCTCTCAAAGCCTTAAAATTTGTTCACGCCCGTCTCTTGGTCCATGGCTCTTTTGCCTTATCCCACCTTGTTCTAAACAAGCTCCTCAGGCTCTATGCCCGATTTGGTTCTATCCAATATGCTCACAAGTTGTTCGATCAAATTCCTCAACCAAATGCGTTTCTTTGGACTGCTTTGATTCATGGGTATGTTGAGAATCGGAACTACCTGGAAGCTTTGTCTTTGTTTTCAAAGATGCGGGAAGACTCTGTTTTGCCTTTGAAGTTTACCTTGGCATCGGTTCTCAAGAGTTTAGCCAGGTTGGTGAGGGTTAAAGATGGGGAAGCGGTTTATGGGTTGGGGTTAAAATGTGGGTTCTGTTTCGATTTGATAATGCAAAATGCGGTGATTGATTTGTTCATGAGATGTGGGGAAGTTGATTTGGCAACAAGGGTATTCGATGAAATGGAGGAAAAAGATTTGGTTTCTTGGAATTCGATGATTTCGGGGTATGGAAATAATGGTAGAGTGAATCTTGCCCGGAAGTTATTCGACGAAATGCTTGAAAGAAATGTGATTTCTTGGACGAGCATGATTCAAGGATATTTCAAAGCTGGGGAGAAAGAAGAGGCTAAATTGCTTTTTGATAGAATGACTACCAAAGATTTAGCTTCATGGAATGTCATGGTTTCTGGATATATGGATGTTGGTGATGTTCATTCTGCCCAGTCTGTTTTTGAAGCAATGCCGGTTCGAGATGCCGGGACTTGGAATTTGATGATTTCCGGGTTTTGTAAAGCGGGGAAGATGGAAGTTGCGAAAGAATTTTTCGACAAAATGCCCAGTAAAAACTTTGCATCATGGACCATTATGGTAGACGGATATGTCAAGGCAGGAGATGTTAGTAATGGTAGATGGTTGTTTGATCAAATGCCTGAGAAGAATCTGATCTCGTGGTCCACCATGATAGGAGGATATGCTCGGAACGCGCAACCTTGCAATGCTTTGGAATTGTATAAACAATACAAAAACCAAGGTATTGAACCAGATGAAACATTTGTGCTCGGAATCATTTCAGCTTGCTCGCAGTTAGGAATTCTAGATGCAGCTGAATCGATTATTAGTGACTTCTCTGGACCACCACTTTTTTCGAGTTTACGAATTGTCACTAGTTTAATCGACATGTATGCAAAATGCGGAAATATTGCCAAGGCTTCACAAGTTTTTAAGATGGCTTATCATAAAGATTTGCTTTGTTGTAGTGTGATGATCACCGCCTTTGCAAATCATGGCATGGCTCAAGACGCCATTTCTTTGTTAGAGGAGATGCAAAGGACAAACATAAAACCAGACGGAGTCGCATTTCTTGGAGTTTTGACAGCTTGTAACCATGGTGGACTTGTTATTGAGGGCAGGAAATACTTCAAACAAATGCAGGAAGAACACGGAATTCAGCCCTCCGAAAAACACTATGCATGTATGATTGATCTACTTGGTCGAGCCGGGTGCCTTGAAGAGGCATATAACCTTATAAGAAACATGCCGATTTCACCTAGCGCAGTCGTTTGGGGAGCTTTGCTTGCTGCTTGCCGGGTCCATTGCAACGTCAAGTTAGCTGAAATTGCTGCGGATGAGTTGTTTAAGATTGAGCCGAATAATTCGGGCAACTATATTCTCTTATCCAACATTTATGCTGATTCCAAAAGGTGGGATGGCGTTTCTAGGATTAGAGAAATTATTAGGAAGAAAGAAGTCAGGAAAAATAGAGCTTCTAGTTGGATTGAATTGGGATCTGTTGTTCATGAATTTGTCACTGCAGATGCTTTGCATTTTGATTCTGAAAGAATATACTTCACCTTATGTTTGATCAGTGAGGAAATGAAACTTTTGGGATCTGTAAGAGATTTAGAGAAAGAAGGATTAATAGTGTAA
- the LOC108457132 gene encoding uncharacterized protein LOC108457132, translating to MDESFFDLMEFLKKPTITETFVDILLCAVPIWLAVMIGLFIGWAWRPRWTSLVFLGLRSKFRFVWTAPPGFGARRLWLAFTALSAFSVCRTVFSNFIKGRARKSTAETSNSAVPLQSPSPTVRISPEGAAGTVSPTTKAEERQQDIVTENDLAHLLHLLEGKEGEMEWQNMMERTTPNMSYQAWRHEPENAPAIYRSRTVFEDATPELVRDFFWDDEFRPKWDTMLSYVKVLEECPRTGTMIVHWIKKFPFFCSDREYIIARRIWEAGNAYHCVTKGVPYPDLQKRDKPRRVELYFSSWVIRAVESRKGDGQMTACGVALVHYEDMGIPKDVAKLGVRHGMWGTVKKLHSGMRAYQNARKTDSSLSRCAQMARITTKISPDESTGSLRPATVEDEKDRTMVMRREHDNGLDWKWIAIGATVALAFGLHSGIIGKALLVGAGRRMARV from the exons ATGGATGAATCTTTCTTCGATCTAATGGAATTCTTGAAGAAACCTACGATAACTGAAACATTCGTCGACATTTTGTTATGTGCGGTGCCCATATGGTTAGCCGTGATGATCGGGCTCTTCATCGGTTGGGCTTGGCGTCCTAGGTGGACCAGCTTGGTTTTTCTAGGTCTCCGATCTAAGTTCCGGTTCGTCTGGACTGCTCCTCCTGGGTTCGGAGCTCGCCGACTCTGGCTCGCCTTTACTGCTCTTTCCGCTTTCTCTGTTTGCCGTACGGTTTTCTCCAACTTTATTAAAGGGAGAGCCAGGAAATCGACTGCTGAAACTTCCAATTCGGCCGTTCCTTTACAATCTCCGTCGCCTACTGTGAGGATTTCGCCTGAAGGAGCGGCTGGTACAGTTAG CCCCACCACTAAAGCTGAAGAAAGGCAACAGGATATTGTCACTGAGAATGATTTGGCTCACCTCTTACATTTACTCGAAGGCAAGGAAGGGGAGATGGAATGGCAAAATATGATGGAAAGGACTACCCCGAATATGTCATACCAAGCATGGCGTCATGAGCCTGAG AATGCCCCTGCAATTTATCGTAGTAGAACTGTCTTTGAGGATGCAACTCCAGAGTTGGTCAGAGATTTCTTCTGGGATGATGAGTTTCGACCAAAGTGGGACACTATGCTTTCATATGTTAAAGTTTTGGAGGAGTGCCCTCGTACAGGGACAATGATTGTTCACTGGATAAAAAAG TTCCCCTTTTTCTGCAGTGATCGTGAGTACATAATTGCTCGAAGAATATGGGAGGCTGGAAATGCTTACCATTGTGTGACAAAG GGAGTGCCATATCCTGATTTGCAAAAGCGTGACAAGCCAAGACGTGTGGAGCTTTACTTTTCGAGTTGGGTTATCAGGGCAG TGGAGTCCAGGAAAGGAGATGGACAGATGACTGCTTGTGGAGTAGCTCTTGTACATTATGAAGACATGGGGATCCCGAAAGATGTAGCAAAATTGGGCGTTCGTCATGGGATGTGGGGAACTGTAAAGAAATTGCATTCAGGCATGAGGGCATACCAGAATGCGAGGAAAACCGACAGTTCCTTGTCAAGATGTGCACAGATGGCAAGAATTACTACAAAAATTTCTCCTGATGAGAGCACAGGTTCTCTTCGTCCTGCTACCGTGGAAGATGAAAAGGATCGAACTATGGTTATGAGGAGGGAGCATGATAATGGGCTTGATTGGAAGTGGATAGCCATAGGTGCAACCGTAGCGCTGGCTTTTGGACTCCATTCGGGTATAATTGGAAAGGCATTGTTAGTGGGAGCAGGGAGGAGAATGGCCCGAGTGTGA